In Paenibacillus sonchi, a single genomic region encodes these proteins:
- a CDS encoding ComF family protein has protein sequence MSRWLKITHSLLASSVSDCLICGKKSGISSELPGVCKSCQTSIPWIRHPRCPKCGRHVGCPDCSRSSDPVPIVCNRSAVAYTSGMREVLGQYKYRGNERLAPVLGLMLDQAYSILQSERGQMPRDGGSKQLHPLIPAFKSKRNRLWQADLLVPVPVSDSRFAERGFNQAERLADFLSRCRGVPQLPLLVRTHHTGKQSFKSRAERLADMKHAFAVNPDPAVGSQFAHWLESSGQGRGALPLQIIIVDDIYTTGSTIRACAETITLLAASLGCTAEIYSLTWARS, from the coding sequence ATGAGTAGATGGTTGAAGATAACCCACTCTTTGCTGGCTTCGTCCGTTTCGGACTGCCTCATCTGCGGTAAAAAAAGTGGAATTTCCTCAGAGCTTCCGGGAGTCTGCAAGAGCTGTCAAACTTCAATCCCCTGGATTCGCCATCCGCGATGCCCCAAATGCGGCCGCCATGTAGGCTGTCCCGATTGCAGCCGCAGCAGCGACCCGGTTCCGATTGTCTGCAACCGCAGTGCTGTGGCCTACACCAGCGGGATGCGTGAAGTGCTGGGACAGTATAAATATCGCGGGAATGAACGTCTGGCGCCCGTATTGGGATTGATGCTGGATCAGGCCTATTCCATCCTTCAATCAGAACGGGGGCAGATGCCGCGTGATGGAGGTTCTAAGCAACTACATCCATTAATTCCTGCGTTCAAAAGCAAACGCAACCGCTTATGGCAAGCCGATCTGCTGGTTCCGGTTCCCGTCAGTGATTCCCGGTTTGCTGAACGAGGATTCAATCAGGCGGAGCGGCTTGCGGACTTTTTGTCCCGGTGCAGAGGGGTTCCGCAGCTGCCGCTGCTGGTCCGCACCCATCATACCGGCAAACAGAGCTTTAAAAGCCGGGCCGAACGGCTGGCGGATATGAAGCATGCTTTTGCAGTCAATCCGGACCCGGCAGTTGGCTCACAGTTTGCCCATTGGCTTGAATCATCCGGACAAGGGAGAGGGGCACTGCCTTTGCAGATCATTATTGTTGATGATATCTATACAACAGGAAGCACGATCCGTGCCTGTGCGGAAACCATAACATTATTGGCCGCCAGCTTAGGCTGTACTGCGGAAATCTACAGCTTGACCTGGGCCCGATCTTAA
- the fliD gene encoding flagellar filament capping protein FliD, which translates to MRIGGLASGMDIDSMVKKLMTAARVPLDKLNQQKQQLEWKREGYRTISTTLVGFNDKLTTFGRTDSINSKKATVTGASNVTATATGAAANSVLNIKVSNLATASSVVSTNGVANATKISEVYSNGAGSITIGTATINFSADETIDSLVKKINNDKNTGVTAVYDTASGKMSFTNRETGEKNITLSGDLLTSLGMTTVNKGMDAVVEINGLTTKQSSNNFTINGVNISLKGATPAGETSQIQVSQDVDKMVETVKSFVESYNATIATLNQKTSEERFRKFLPLSAEQKGDMKEDEIKLWETKAKSGMLRNDSIIDKSLSDMRSAMITDVVLPDGSKINMTQIGITTGKYSENGKLVLDETKLRAALDADPEKVSALFGQTDYSTKTDFTPKDGLFNRLKKIDNVALASMYEKAGTSQVSSDLTTAFMVSSQMGDQLRDFETKIADLNKRLTMKETQYYKQFTAMETAMNKYNSTSSSLTSMLS; encoded by the coding sequence ATGAGAATTGGCGGACTGGCATCAGGTATGGATATTGATTCAATGGTAAAAAAATTAATGACGGCAGCCAGAGTTCCTTTGGATAAGCTGAATCAGCAAAAACAACAGTTGGAGTGGAAAAGAGAAGGTTACCGTACAATAAGTACGACCTTGGTTGGTTTTAACGACAAGCTCACTACCTTTGGTAGAACCGATTCTATTAACTCTAAAAAAGCTACTGTTACAGGAGCTTCCAACGTAACTGCTACAGCTACCGGAGCGGCAGCCAACTCAGTTTTGAATATTAAGGTTTCCAATCTGGCAACGGCTTCTTCCGTTGTATCCACAAACGGGGTAGCTAATGCAACGAAAATATCCGAGGTTTACTCTAATGGAGCGGGTAGTATTACCATTGGTACAGCAACAATTAATTTTTCGGCTGATGAAACCATTGATTCACTTGTCAAGAAAATCAATAACGATAAAAATACGGGAGTTACTGCGGTGTATGACACTGCCTCTGGTAAAATGTCTTTTACCAATAGGGAGACAGGGGAAAAGAATATAACATTATCAGGTGATTTGCTAACTAGTCTTGGAATGACTACGGTCAACAAAGGGATGGACGCTGTTGTTGAGATTAATGGGTTAACCACAAAGCAGTCATCCAATAACTTCACGATCAATGGTGTGAACATTTCCTTGAAGGGCGCTACACCTGCTGGAGAAACATCTCAGATCCAAGTGTCCCAGGACGTAGATAAGATGGTCGAAACGGTTAAATCCTTTGTGGAATCGTATAACGCGACAATAGCCACTCTGAACCAAAAAACATCTGAGGAACGTTTCAGGAAATTTTTGCCGTTAAGCGCGGAACAAAAGGGAGATATGAAAGAGGATGAGATCAAACTCTGGGAGACCAAAGCAAAAAGTGGTATGCTCAGAAATGACTCGATTATTGACAAATCACTCAGTGATATGAGATCGGCTATGATAACGGATGTTGTACTTCCAGATGGGTCCAAAATTAATATGACACAAATAGGTATTACAACAGGGAAATACAGTGAAAATGGAAAACTAGTTCTGGACGAAACAAAGTTACGTGCTGCTCTGGATGCTGATCCTGAGAAAGTCTCTGCTCTATTTGGACAAACCGACTATTCAACTAAAACAGATTTTACTCCTAAAGATGGTCTGTTTAACCGTCTGAAAAAAATCGATAATGTTGCTCTAGCGTCTATGTATGAAAAAGCAGGGACTTCGCAGGTGAGTAGTGATTTAACCACTGCTTTTATGGTATCCAGTCAAATGGGCGATCAATTAAGGGATTTTGAAACGAAAATTGCAGATTTAAATAAAAGGCTTACTATGAAGGAAACTCAGTATTATAAACAGTTTACTGCCATGGAAACCGCTATGAACAAGTATAACAGCACTTCCTCAAGTTTGACGAGTATGTTATCTTAA
- a CDS encoding flagellin: MIINHNIPALNTHRNMGLNTNATSKNMEKLSSGLRINRAADDAAGLSISESMRGQIRGLEQAQRNAQDGISFVQTAEGAMNEVSSMLTRMKELNVQKASGTYSTSDKANIDKELDQLGDQIDEIMTKTTFNGISITAGADITVNDKATSTISIGSITVTGITGLSSTTSLANVEVAIKNVSSERAKLGAVQNRLEYTSNNIGTTVENLSAAESRIRDTDMAKEMVALSKNNILLQASQSMLAQANSAPQGILSVLR, translated from the coding sequence ATGATTATCAACCACAATATTCCGGCTTTAAACACACACCGCAACATGGGTCTGAACACTAATGCAACTAGCAAAAACATGGAGAAATTGTCTTCCGGTCTGCGCATCAACCGTGCAGCTGACGATGCAGCTGGTTTGTCCATCTCCGAATCGATGCGCGGTCAAATCCGTGGTTTGGAACAGGCACAACGCAATGCTCAAGATGGTATCTCGTTCGTACAAACTGCTGAAGGTGCAATGAACGAAGTATCCTCCATGCTGACTCGTATGAAGGAACTGAATGTTCAAAAAGCAAGCGGAACCTACAGCACAAGTGATAAAGCCAACATTGACAAAGAGTTGGATCAACTGGGTGATCAAATCGACGAAATCATGACGAAAACTACCTTTAACGGTATCAGCATCACAGCTGGCGCAGATATTACTGTTAATGATAAAGCAACTAGTACAATTTCGATTGGTTCAATCACAGTTACTGGGATTACTGGTTTGAGTTCAACTACATCTCTTGCTAATGTAGAAGTAGCAATCAAGAACGTTTCTTCCGAGCGTGCTAAACTGGGGGCAGTTCAAAACCGCTTGGAATATACGTCGAATAACATTGGTACTACTGTAGAGAACTTGTCTGCTGCAGAATCCCGTATTCGTGATACGGATATGGCTAAGGAAATGGTTGCTCTGTCCAAGAACAACATCTTGCTGCAAGCTTCGCAATCTATGTTGGCACAAGCAAACTCCGCTCCACAAGGTATCCTGTCTGTACTTCGTTAA
- a CDS encoding glycosyltransferase family A protein, whose translation MVAQLIWIAAIYAIAVLLVHILHKGERGQSGKRLHYILITRNHEYVVEWYIRALTFHALLSGKRLRVTLMDDGSSDATMDVALRLALGGSALEFAPAVPIGFLESDRKLQPGIIVDLREPGQAVPLPFLQKPWSKGCRSKRGE comes from the coding sequence ATGGTAGCCCAGTTAATATGGATTGCGGCCATCTATGCTATTGCGGTATTACTGGTTCATATTCTGCACAAAGGGGAGCGGGGCCAGTCTGGCAAACGGCTTCATTACATTCTGATCACCCGTAATCATGAATATGTGGTGGAGTGGTATATCCGGGCGCTGACCTTCCATGCTTTGCTGAGCGGAAAGAGGCTTCGGGTAACCTTAATGGATGACGGGTCAAGTGATGCGACGATGGATGTAGCCTTACGGCTTGCCCTGGGCGGTTCGGCACTGGAATTTGCCCCGGCTGTTCCTATCGGCTTTTTGGAATCAGACCGCAAGCTTCAGCCAGGCATCATAGTGGATTTAAGAGAGCCGGGGCAAGCTGTTCCTCTGCCTTTTCTGCAAAAGCCGTGGAGCAAGGGATGCAGATCAAAGCGAGGCGAATAA
- the csrA gene encoding carbon storage regulator CsrA, whose product MLVLSRKKGESIVIQNDIVVTVLAVEGDVVKIGISAPKDIDIYRKEIFDSIQQNNQSAVMDLESVQKAIMSISYGDNKKG is encoded by the coding sequence ATGCTGGTACTAAGCCGGAAAAAAGGTGAATCCATTGTGATTCAGAATGATATTGTGGTTACCGTCCTTGCTGTTGAGGGAGATGTCGTAAAGATTGGAATTTCAGCACCAAAGGATATTGATATCTATCGTAAAGAGATATTTGATTCCATTCAGCAGAATAATCAGAGTGCCGTAATGGATCTGGAGTCTGTACAGAAGGCGATAATGAGTATAAGTTACGGGGATAACAAAAAAGGGTGA
- a CDS encoding flagellar assembly protein FliW gives MTQDRVPQEITLETNTPAYFFSKGLPGFEQLKEFSLKEHNDIFSLLSAADQPEVTFITVNPFDFVPDYEFILPEDTIYELGVKDEKQVSVRCIVTWHSDRSKVSVNLLAPLIFNTVDRKGKQIVLQNTTYTTKHPLWTDSPKTDEGGDS, from the coding sequence ATGACCCAAGATCGTGTACCTCAAGAGATCACTTTAGAAACCAATACACCGGCATATTTCTTTTCTAAAGGCTTGCCCGGCTTCGAACAGTTAAAAGAATTTTCACTGAAGGAACACAACGATATATTTAGTTTGCTGAGTGCAGCAGACCAACCGGAGGTAACCTTCATTACAGTTAATCCATTTGATTTTGTTCCGGATTATGAATTTATTCTGCCGGAGGATACCATTTACGAGCTAGGAGTGAAGGATGAGAAACAAGTTTCTGTACGCTGTATAGTCACCTGGCACAGTGATCGTTCGAAGGTATCGGTCAATCTGCTGGCTCCACTCATTTTTAACACAGTAGACCGTAAAGGCAAACAAATTGTGCTTCAGAACACTACGTACACAACCAAACATCCCTTATGGACAGATTCCCCAAAGACTGATGAAGGCGGTGATTCCTGA
- a CDS encoding flagellar protein FlaG — MSNKIVPSNTPAAVQGVVFPTKGSSENDTSLKSSELALETASLPVERDQLIQQLEKAIRAVQGPEKTFKISIHEQTHAIMVKVFDKQTGDLIREIPPEKLLDVAANMMELSGLIVDEKA; from the coding sequence TTGAGCAACAAAATCGTACCCAGCAATACTCCTGCTGCAGTACAGGGAGTTGTGTTTCCAACGAAGGGCAGCAGTGAAAATGATACCTCATTAAAAAGCAGTGAACTGGCTTTAGAGACAGCAAGTTTGCCTGTTGAAAGAGATCAACTGATTCAACAGTTAGAGAAGGCAATTCGAGCGGTGCAAGGACCGGAGAAAACATTTAAAATATCTATTCATGAACAGACACATGCCATAATGGTTAAGGTGTTTGATAAGCAAACAGGTGATTTAATACGGGAAATCCCACCAGAGAAGTTACTAGATGTAGCTGCAAATATGATGGAGTTAAGCGGACTAATTGTGGACGAAAAGGCATAA
- the flgM gene encoding flagellar biosynthesis anti-sigma factor FlgM: MKINETGRINAINPYQRNAETQRQEQLKKSTRKDEVSISDEAIKLLQAQKSGEVDAERASRIESLKQQVSAGTYQVDAAKLAASLAPYFKQSSEN, from the coding sequence ATGAAAATTAACGAGACCGGACGTATTAATGCGATTAACCCGTATCAACGCAACGCAGAAACGCAAAGACAGGAACAACTGAAGAAAAGCACACGCAAGGATGAGGTTTCGATCTCTGATGAAGCGATAAAGCTGCTGCAGGCACAGAAGAGCGGGGAAGTTGACGCTGAACGCGCCAGCAGAATAGAAAGCTTGAAACAACAAGTTTCCGCAGGTACCTACCAAGTTGACGCAGCCAAGCTCGCAGCCTCACTCGCCCCCTACTTTAAGCAATCCTCCGAGAATTAG
- a CDS encoding glycosyltransferase family 2 protein, whose product MIVKDEEALLSRCLESVKGIADEIIIVDTGSTDRTKQIAENYGAKIYDYVWSNDFAAARNESLRHAAGKWILVLDADEYLGSNDHSKWIEFLQKEKPQAHLAYTLPVINFTGKKIIRRK is encoded by the coding sequence ATGATCGTGAAGGATGAAGAAGCTCTTTTGTCACGCTGTTTGGAAAGTGTGAAAGGAATTGCTGACGAGATTATTATCGTTGATACCGGATCAACTGATAGAACCAAACAGATTGCGGAAAACTACGGTGCAAAGATCTATGATTACGTATGGTCCAATGATTTTGCTGCTGCCCGAAATGAATCGCTTCGTCATGCTGCTGGAAAGTGGATTTTAGTACTTGATGCGGATGAATATTTGGGTTCAAATGATCATTCGAAATGGATCGAATTTCTCCAGAAGGAGAAGCCGCAGGCCCATCTTGCCTATACACTGCCAGTCATTAATTTTACCGGGAAAAAGATTATCAGGAGGAAATGA
- a CDS encoding TIGR03826 family flagellar region protein, which yields MNLDNCPRCGRLYVKNIMELCQPCVKDLEHQYEICVNYLRENRGTNIQELSDATEIPIKEITRFIREGRISIANAPNMMYPCEVCGTLIREGHMCDSCRSRLRKDLSNAAKEIAPAEAEKKPGEGAYRAVDKLRE from the coding sequence ATGAATCTGGATAATTGCCCGCGGTGCGGCCGGTTATACGTCAAAAACATCATGGAGCTGTGCCAGCCTTGTGTTAAGGATTTGGAGCATCAATATGAAATCTGTGTAAATTATTTGCGTGAAAACAGAGGCACCAATATTCAGGAACTGTCCGATGCAACGGAGATTCCGATTAAGGAAATCACCCGTTTTATCCGTGAAGGCCGGATTTCTATAGCGAATGCGCCGAATATGATGTACCCTTGTGAAGTCTGCGGAACCTTGATCCGGGAAGGTCACATGTGCGACAGCTGCCGCAGCCGGTTGCGTAAAGATCTTTCGAATGCAGCCAAAGAAATTGCTCCAGCAGAGGCCGAGAAAAAGCCTGGAGAAGGCGCATACCGGGCCGTTGACAAGCTCCGCGAATAA
- a CDS encoding glycosyltransferase family 2 protein, with product MTTAPVTRLFPNFKGIHFERPIHEQLTRGGKEKLLHKKISLEIYHTGYQLQRVTEKSKHERNMSIFNEMKKANKLSAYDWFTLGNQYRFGKEDEEALQCYERAAKGATAKEAWYSHCLMGLISLYFKNGRLDSSWRWTEKELYKYKDFSEYHTIKGIHFETLGFFDDAIASYLQAINTAEQRAKRNQEIWLVDPMYSFETPVQQLVDIYFRLNDNQQAIYWLSKLLNKNNRNPKVLLKLVEWLCQNEEPAAIIGFLDKIYDVRNEAECNLLFKISLVLGQAELVNYYEKYLTKLDNINILDQFRYAILTDKQEEWMSLSIPEVNNDVDWKLQIWVQMVVGALKWNSLQRLHEITRILDHDDITQLTSIVEKLFFENSSVEEGLLKHYSSSLFLVSKQLFLIKEFEKFDQFIQLCKLPGIINQLANYFYTLNLTDMAMNYYSILLSQKELDFNSLVNLGLYHANQGYYSDAVEFLNEAIDKQPKAKHLYYSLIQHATREQKQYFIDKFNLQFPEYGGISFVHNFLNNAKKA from the coding sequence ATGACGACAGCTCCAGTAACACGTCTGTTTCCAAACTTTAAAGGAATACACTTTGAACGTCCTATTCACGAACAATTAACAAGGGGCGGTAAAGAGAAGTTATTGCATAAAAAAATTTCTCTTGAGATTTATCATACAGGGTATCAGCTTCAACGCGTAACAGAAAAGAGCAAGCATGAACGGAACATGTCGATCTTTAATGAAATGAAGAAGGCTAACAAACTGAGCGCCTACGATTGGTTTACACTTGGTAACCAATATCGCTTTGGAAAGGAGGATGAGGAGGCGCTTCAATGTTATGAACGCGCAGCAAAAGGTGCAACGGCTAAAGAGGCATGGTACTCGCATTGTTTGATGGGACTTATAAGCTTGTACTTTAAGAATGGTCGTTTGGACTCCTCATGGCGCTGGACTGAAAAAGAATTATATAAATATAAGGATTTTTCAGAATATCATACCATTAAGGGAATTCATTTTGAGACCTTGGGTTTTTTTGACGATGCAATAGCATCTTACTTACAGGCAATTAACACCGCAGAACAAAGAGCAAAAAGAAATCAAGAGATTTGGCTTGTTGATCCGATGTACAGTTTCGAGACACCGGTGCAGCAGCTCGTAGATATTTATTTTCGTTTAAATGATAATCAGCAGGCTATATATTGGTTGTCCAAGCTCTTGAATAAAAATAACAGAAATCCAAAAGTGTTATTAAAATTGGTGGAATGGCTGTGTCAGAATGAAGAACCTGCTGCAATAATAGGATTTCTAGATAAAATATATGATGTGAGAAATGAAGCAGAATGTAATCTTTTATTTAAAATATCGCTGGTATTAGGTCAGGCTGAGTTGGTTAATTATTACGAAAAATACCTGACTAAGTTGGATAATATTAATATTCTGGATCAGTTTCGCTACGCAATTTTAACAGATAAACAAGAAGAATGGATGTCCCTTTCAATTCCTGAAGTGAATAATGACGTGGATTGGAAACTTCAGATTTGGGTTCAGATGGTTGTGGGTGCTCTTAAGTGGAATTCCCTTCAAAGACTTCATGAAATCACGCGAATCTTGGATCATGATGATATCACTCAGTTGACTTCAATTGTGGAGAAGCTGTTTTTTGAAAATTCATCTGTGGAAGAAGGATTATTAAAACATTATTCCAGTTCATTGTTTTTAGTTAGCAAACAGCTATTCCTAATAAAAGAGTTTGAGAAATTTGATCAATTTATTCAGCTTTGCAAATTACCTGGTATAATCAACCAACTGGCGAATTATTTTTACACCTTAAACCTAACCGACATGGCCATGAATTACTATAGTATATTATTGTCCCAGAAGGAGCTGGATTTTAATAGTCTAGTAAATCTTGGGTTATATCATGCAAATCAAGGCTACTACTCTGATGCCGTTGAGTTCCTTAATGAAGCGATAGATAAGCAGCCTAAAGCCAAACATCTATATTACTCATTAATACAGCATGCAACTAGGGAACAAAAGCAATACTTTATAGATAAGTTTAACTTGCAATTCCCCGAGTATGGTGGTATTTCATTTGTTCATAACTTTTTAAATAATGCAAAAAAAGCTTAA
- a CDS encoding response regulator, with translation MENQSIGKSPIKVLLADDHQLFREGLKRILNMEEDIEVIGECGDGIQVLEFCNENKPDIVLMDINMPIENGVEATQKLREMFPDVKVIILSIHDDESYVFETLRKGANGYLLKDMEAESLINAIRSVCEGHAFIHPKVTGKLINQLRRMTYLNETGAIAETAVKEAGVKFVAGDNNPLTRREAEVLRLMAEGKSNKMIGEYLFISEKTVKNHVSSILQKMEVDDRTQAVINSIKYGWVTL, from the coding sequence ATGGAAAACCAGAGTATTGGCAAGTCGCCCATCAAAGTTCTTTTGGCCGACGATCATCAGTTGTTTCGTGAAGGGCTTAAGCGGATTTTAAATATGGAGGAAGATATTGAGGTTATTGGGGAATGCGGTGACGGGATCCAGGTGCTTGAATTCTGCAATGAGAACAAACCGGATATCGTACTGATGGACATCAACATGCCGATTGAAAATGGTGTGGAAGCCACGCAAAAGCTGCGGGAAATGTTCCCTGATGTCAAAGTGATCATTTTATCGATTCATGATGATGAGAGCTATGTGTTTGAAACACTGCGCAAGGGGGCCAATGGATACCTGCTGAAGGATATGGAGGCAGAATCGCTGATCAATGCTATCCGTTCTGTCTGTGAAGGACATGCCTTCATTCATCCGAAGGTCACCGGGAAGCTGATTAACCAGCTGCGCCGCATGACGTACCTCAATGAGACAGGAGCTATTGCAGAAACTGCAGTTAAAGAGGCTGGTGTCAAATTTGTCGCTGGCGACAACAATCCCCTGACCCGGCGTGAAGCGGAAGTACTGCGGCTGATGGCGGAGGGCAAGAGCAATAAGATGATTGGGGAATACCTCTTTATCAGCGAAAAAACCGTCAAAAACCATGTTAGCAGCATCCTGCAAAAAATGGAGGTTGACGATCGTACGCAGGCTGTCATTAATTCGATTAAATATGGGTGGGTCACCCTCTAA
- the fliS gene encoding flagellar export chaperone FliS, producing the protein MITSPYQKYQQTQLQTASPAQLLLMLYDGAIRFIRMGTSGIDEKNYEKANTNLCKAQAVINELIAALNHDYPVSKSLYQVYEYMIFQLIQSNLKKDKKPATEVLEYLMELREAWYEASKSMNSTAEQAQ; encoded by the coding sequence TTGATTACTTCACCCTATCAAAAATATCAACAGACTCAATTACAGACAGCATCTCCGGCGCAACTTCTGTTGATGCTTTATGATGGTGCCATTCGATTTATTCGCATGGGAACCTCCGGTATTGACGAGAAAAATTACGAAAAAGCTAATACGAATTTATGTAAAGCCCAGGCAGTAATTAATGAGCTAATAGCAGCGCTAAACCATGATTATCCCGTTTCCAAAAGTTTGTATCAAGTCTATGAATATATGATTTTTCAATTAATTCAGTCAAATCTCAAGAAAGATAAGAAACCCGCCACTGAGGTGCTTGAGTATCTGATGGAATTACGTGAAGCATGGTATGAAGCCAGTAAATCAATGAATTCAACTGCGGAACAAGCTCAATGA
- the flgK gene encoding flagellar hook-associated protein FlgK, whose translation MTSTFHSIETAKRSLNTQTAALNTAGHNIANVNTEGYSRQVVKMQASLPMEAYGFLRSTAAGQMGTGVDFTSIERVRQSFLDDQYRNESSNSGSWDVRFDTLKKLESIVNEPSDTGIRKVLDNFWNAWSDLSQDPENITNRKIVKETTKALTDAMNQVSTQLDALTTDLTSNISLKTTEINSLLQTVADLNNNITKLEGLGDNPNDLRDQRDLAIDKLSKLANVQVTQLSDGYQVTLSGQLVVTGDQVTAVTADGLKAAYDGGTLTGGEVYGMFMSRDKYVTDYKNQMNQLANTLANGDIEITLPAGTVLPEGTVLNTGANGTPVTYSNANNNRTITADTKVTVKGINGLLQLGYTVSGATPEKGLALFTTKDSGAITAGNITLNPLIAADPNKISTSMRVTGVGTTNEKVVIGNNDMALIMAGLKTAKFDFGSALSTPGTMDDYFASIVGQLGVQTQEAERQAKNAEQLTEQVELNRASVSGVSLDEEMTDLIKFQHAYSAASRFMTTFDELLNKLINGTGRVGL comes from the coding sequence ATGACCTCAACATTCCATAGTATAGAAACCGCCAAGCGAAGCCTGAACACCCAGACGGCTGCACTAAACACGGCAGGACATAACATTGCTAATGTCAATACAGAAGGATATTCAAGACAAGTCGTGAAGATGCAAGCCTCTCTTCCTATGGAAGCCTATGGTTTCTTGCGCTCTACAGCAGCCGGACAAATGGGCACTGGGGTCGATTTCACGTCGATTGAACGGGTGAGACAGAGTTTTCTGGATGACCAATACCGCAATGAAAGCTCAAATTCAGGAAGCTGGGATGTCAGATTCGACACCTTGAAGAAGCTCGAATCTATTGTGAATGAACCCTCAGATACCGGTATCCGCAAGGTTCTGGATAATTTCTGGAATGCCTGGTCTGACCTGAGTCAGGATCCCGAGAATATTACCAACCGCAAAATCGTCAAAGAAACAACAAAGGCGCTTACAGATGCTATGAATCAAGTCAGCACGCAATTGGATGCTTTGACCACTGACCTGACCAGCAATATTTCTCTAAAAACTACAGAGATCAACTCGCTATTACAGACAGTAGCAGATCTTAATAACAACATTACTAAGCTGGAAGGCCTGGGGGATAATCCTAACGATCTCCGGGACCAACGTGACTTGGCCATCGACAAGCTCTCCAAGCTGGCCAATGTTCAGGTTACCCAGCTCAGTGACGGTTACCAAGTGACTTTGAGCGGTCAATTGGTTGTGACTGGTGATCAGGTAACCGCAGTAACGGCGGATGGACTAAAGGCGGCATACGACGGAGGGACACTTACCGGCGGAGAAGTCTATGGTATGTTTATGTCCCGGGATAAATACGTAACCGATTATAAGAATCAGATGAACCAACTTGCCAATACACTTGCTAATGGCGACATCGAAATTACTTTGCCTGCCGGAACAGTTTTACCGGAAGGAACTGTCCTGAATACCGGAGCCAATGGCACACCTGTTACATATTCGAATGCGAATAATAACCGGACCATAACAGCGGACACCAAAGTAACCGTCAAAGGAATTAATGGATTGCTGCAATTGGGTTACACTGTTAGCGGCGCAACACCGGAGAAAGGGCTAGCACTCTTCACTACCAAGGATAGCGGAGCAATTACAGCGGGCAATATTACGCTCAATCCGTTAATTGCAGCTGACCCTAACAAAATCTCCACTTCTATGCGTGTCACCGGAGTTGGCACCACTAACGAGAAGGTTGTTATCGGAAATAACGATATGGCCCTGATTATGGCAGGGCTAAAGACAGCCAAATTTGATTTTGGATCTGCCTTGTCCACGCCAGGAACCATGGATGATTATTTCGCCTCTATAGTAGGACAACTAGGTGTTCAGACGCAGGAAGCGGAACGCCAGGCGAAAAATGCAGAACAGCTGACAGAGCAAGTGGAATTGAACAGAGCTTCGGTTAGTGGTGTATCACTGGATGAGGAAATGACTGATCTGATTAAATTTCAGCATGCTTACAGTGCAGCTTCCAGATTTATGACCACATTTGACGAGCTTCTAAATAAACTAATTAACGGAACAGGCCGGGTAGGTCTCTAA
- a CDS encoding flagellar protein FlgN translates to MTLTTLLEVLERLDEAHLQMLDLAAVKKDAIKTNQVDYLIQLLNKESKHMKLIEQLEEERMQAAYAFLQGVGIRSNLNLNLTELSRLVFDPEEKQQLFHMQRKLSGTLQRLKEANTLNQQLLEQALSYIDFSIESMSYYSETEATYHHPAGKTAGVQRSGLFDSRA, encoded by the coding sequence ATGACATTGACAACCTTGCTGGAAGTACTCGAGCGGCTGGACGAAGCACATTTGCAAATGCTGGATCTGGCCGCTGTTAAGAAAGACGCTATTAAGACAAATCAAGTAGATTATCTTATTCAACTTCTTAATAAAGAGTCTAAGCACATGAAGCTGATCGAGCAGTTGGAGGAAGAACGTATGCAAGCGGCATATGCTTTTTTGCAGGGAGTGGGGATACGTTCCAACCTGAATTTGAACCTGACTGAATTGTCCAGGCTTGTATTTGACCCTGAAGAGAAACAGCAGTTATTCCATATGCAGCGTAAGCTGTCCGGCACATTGCAGCGGCTGAAGGAAGCTAATACGCTGAATCAACAGCTTCTTGAACAGGCGCTCTCCTATATAGACTTTTCTATTGAAAGCATGTCTTATTATTCTGAGACAGAAGCTACTTATCATCACCCGGCGGGAAAAACAGCTGGAGTGCAACGCTCCGGACTTTTTGATTCTCGGGCCTAA